In Fundidesulfovibrio magnetotacticus, a single window of DNA contains:
- a CDS encoding MucR family transcriptional regulator, with translation MDDYLKEALEIVRAQAKVRVMTSQEIVSMVRNLMHGLKAVVQGGSGASSPTAQEDAKGKPLDAKKAIREKSIICMESGKSMKVITKRHLAKYGLTPDEYRAKWGYSKDTPLVCKELQRARRKKMQDMRLWERRKKPE, from the coding sequence ATGGACGACTATTTGAAGGAAGCACTGGAGATTGTCAGGGCACAGGCTAAAGTCCGCGTGATGACCTCCCAGGAAATCGTAAGCATGGTGCGCAACCTCATGCACGGACTCAAAGCCGTCGTGCAGGGAGGTTCGGGAGCATCATCGCCAACCGCCCAGGAAGACGCCAAGGGCAAACCCCTGGACGCCAAAAAGGCCATCAGGGAAAAGTCCATCATCTGCATGGAATCCGGCAAGTCCATGAAGGTGATCACCAAGCGCCACCTGGCCAAGTATGGCCTGACCCCCGACGAATACCGCGCCAAGTGGGGCTACTCCAAGGACACCCCCCTGGTCTGCAAGGAACTCCAGCGCGCCCGCCGCAAAAAAATGCAGGACATGCGCCTGTGGGAGCGCCGCAAGAAGCCCGAGTAG
- a CDS encoding outer membrane homotrimeric porin, translating into MKRFLALALLVSMALCAAAASAATEVKMTGDARIHANMWSKANYTGWDGTGTQTYDAFTIWERFRLRTDFITNENLKFRFGIRANNTPWGNGTYTVDNPRVAIDVYQAFLQFKWPGTDVEFTIGLQPLAIAHASFFAGSSLIMDTQVAAAMVNIPVVDDKVKIVGGFMRFLDTNRDMDPTTTQVPDEFDGYYLSVPITLDGFSATPWGLIGVAGRNANYGVGAGNCGLYNATLQQNLMAAGTFALAPGFRNAQNIYWWVGGAFEVTALDPFKFYADVIYGEGNGNDRSPNRRKGFFFDVAAEYTGLDMLTPQIAFWWSTGEDASLRNGSERLPTIAGTWGSSTSFLFDSDQAFTSTYVGVNPVGSWGFTASLNNMSFMADLSHRLTFAYVRGTNSAAGLRRANAILGSGQFYQMGRDLAETEYLLGINFDNTYNIYENLAAIATFGWSHGEFDSSVWGRRFVNQARSGDMFMLGIGLQYKF; encoded by the coding sequence ATGAAACGTTTTCTGGCACTGGCCCTGCTTGTGAGCATGGCCCTTTGCGCCGCCGCCGCTTCCGCGGCCACCGAGGTCAAGATGACCGGCGACGCCCGCATCCACGCCAACATGTGGAGCAAAGCCAACTACACCGGCTGGGACGGCACCGGCACTCAGACCTACGACGCCTTCACCATCTGGGAGCGCTTCCGCCTGCGCACCGACTTCATCACCAACGAGAACCTCAAGTTCCGTTTCGGCATCCGCGCCAACAACACCCCCTGGGGCAACGGCACCTACACCGTGGACAACCCGCGCGTGGCCATCGACGTCTACCAGGCCTTCCTGCAGTTCAAGTGGCCCGGCACCGACGTGGAGTTCACCATCGGCCTCCAGCCCCTGGCCATCGCCCACGCCTCCTTCTTCGCCGGCAGCTCCCTGATCATGGACACCCAGGTCGCCGCCGCCATGGTGAACATCCCCGTGGTGGACGACAAGGTGAAGATCGTGGGCGGCTTCATGCGCTTCCTGGACACCAACCGCGACATGGACCCCACCACCACCCAGGTGCCTGACGAGTTCGACGGTTACTACCTCTCCGTGCCCATCACCCTGGACGGCTTCAGCGCCACCCCCTGGGGCCTGATCGGCGTGGCCGGCCGCAACGCCAACTACGGCGTCGGCGCCGGCAACTGCGGCCTCTACAACGCCACGCTGCAGCAGAACCTGATGGCCGCCGGCACCTTCGCCCTGGCCCCCGGCTTCCGCAACGCCCAGAACATCTACTGGTGGGTCGGCGGCGCGTTCGAAGTGACCGCCCTGGATCCCTTCAAGTTCTACGCCGACGTGATCTACGGCGAGGGCAACGGCAACGACCGCTCCCCCAACCGTCGCAAGGGCTTCTTCTTCGACGTGGCCGCCGAGTACACCGGCCTGGACATGCTCACCCCCCAGATCGCCTTCTGGTGGTCCACCGGTGAAGACGCCTCCCTGCGCAACGGCTCCGAACGTCTGCCCACCATCGCCGGCACCTGGGGCTCCAGCACCTCCTTCCTGTTCGACTCCGACCAGGCCTTCACCAGCACCTACGTGGGCGTGAACCCCGTGGGCTCCTGGGGCTTCACCGCTTCGCTCAACAACATGTCCTTCATGGCCGACCTGAGCCACCGCCTCACCTTCGCCTACGTGCGCGGCACCAACTCCGCCGCCGGCCTGCGCCGCGCCAACGCCATCCTGGGTTCCGGCCAGTTCTACCAGATGGGCCGCGACCTGGCCGAGACCGAGTACCTGCTCGGCATCAACTTCGACAACACCTACAACATCTACGAGAACCTGGCCGCCATCGCCACCTTCGGCTGGTCCCACGGCGAGTTCGACAGCTCCGTCTGGGGCCGTCGCTTCGTCAACCAGGCCCGCAGCGGCGACATGTTCATGCTGGGCATCGGCCTCCAGTACAAGTTCTAG
- a CDS encoding glycosyltransferase, giving the protein MKIDLHVHSKHSTRPSQWFLQKLGCPESFTEPRKLYEIAKSRGMDLVTITDHNTIAGALEIAHLPGTFVSEEVTTYFPEDGCKAHVLVLDIDEAIHQDIQKVRENIHDLVAYLRGEGIVHVLAHPLFGVNDKLTPWHFERMLLLFETFELNGTRDAYQNDTLRSLLTGLTRKDMERLADRHGLEPVGATPWVKGLTGGSDDHSSLGIASMHTHVPDAKGLPAFLESVAQGRARPAGRTSSPKAMAHNLYAIAYQFYKARFGLERTVDKDVLLTFLDRFLSGDPGRRAGVVFRLQALWTAVKRSRRAPASGSLPDMLRHEAERLIHEDKALFAMAKSGTAPGAAPRSGEHAGASLEDEWFRFVTRASDKVLAGFGDRLLRQLSGANLFDVFNGLGAAGALYTALAPYFVAYTVFTKDRALCRQAHAALRGGTEGQNVKVGHFTDTFHDVNGVALTLRMQVDMALKHGKELRVITCSRQDGADIEGVRQFAPIGSCELAEYPGQTFHYPPFLEMLEYVHEQGFTHLHSATPGPIGLAALGIARILKLPVYGTYHTAFPQYAKALTGDDAMEELMWKYMLWYYNQMDKVFVPSKATGDELAAKGIERRKITLFTRGVDIERFTPAKRDGILERWGVRKGPALLYVGRISREKNLHLLAEAFLELRRTLPEANLVVAGDGPYAREMKQGLEGKGAVFTGYIQGDDLARLYASCDLFVFPSATDTFGNVVLEAQASGLPVVVGAQGGPRENVEDGVTGVVAPRGDAQSLCRAMAELLRDEPRRKRMSRAARAAMEERSFDKAFMETWELYRCAC; this is encoded by the coding sequence ATGAAAATCGACCTCCACGTCCACTCCAAGCACTCCACCCGCCCCTCCCAGTGGTTCCTCCAGAAGCTCGGCTGTCCCGAAAGCTTCACCGAACCACGCAAGCTCTACGAGATCGCCAAAAGCAGGGGCATGGACCTGGTGACCATCACCGACCACAACACCATCGCCGGAGCCCTGGAGATCGCCCATCTGCCGGGGACCTTCGTGAGCGAGGAGGTCACCACCTATTTCCCCGAGGACGGCTGCAAGGCCCACGTGCTGGTCCTGGACATCGACGAGGCCATCCACCAGGACATCCAGAAAGTCCGAGAGAACATCCACGATCTCGTGGCCTACCTGCGCGGGGAGGGCATCGTCCACGTGCTGGCCCACCCGCTCTTCGGGGTCAACGACAAGCTCACGCCCTGGCACTTCGAGCGCATGCTCCTGCTCTTCGAGACCTTCGAGCTCAACGGCACCCGCGACGCCTACCAGAACGACACCCTCCGAAGCCTCCTCACCGGGCTGACGCGCAAAGACATGGAGCGCTTGGCGGACCGCCACGGCCTGGAGCCCGTGGGCGCGACCCCGTGGGTCAAAGGGCTCACCGGCGGCTCCGACGACCACAGCTCCCTGGGCATCGCCTCCATGCACACCCACGTGCCGGACGCGAAGGGCCTGCCGGCGTTCCTGGAGTCCGTGGCCCAGGGCCGCGCGCGCCCCGCCGGGCGCACTTCCTCCCCCAAGGCCATGGCCCACAACCTCTACGCCATCGCCTACCAGTTCTACAAAGCGCGCTTCGGGCTGGAGCGCACCGTGGACAAGGACGTGCTGCTCACCTTCCTGGACCGCTTTCTCTCGGGCGATCCGGGCCGCAGGGCGGGCGTGGTCTTCCGGCTCCAGGCCCTCTGGACGGCCGTGAAGCGCTCGCGGCGCGCCCCGGCCTCGGGCTCGCTGCCGGACATGCTGCGCCACGAGGCCGAGCGCCTGATCCACGAGGACAAGGCCCTCTTCGCCATGGCCAAGTCCGGGACAGCGCCCGGAGCCGCCCCGCGCTCCGGGGAGCACGCCGGGGCCAGCCTGGAGGACGAATGGTTCCGCTTCGTCACCCGCGCCTCCGACAAGGTGCTTGCCGGGTTCGGCGACAGGCTGCTGCGCCAGCTCTCCGGGGCCAACCTCTTCGACGTGTTCAACGGCCTGGGCGCGGCAGGGGCGCTCTACACGGCCCTGGCGCCCTACTTCGTGGCCTACACCGTCTTCACCAAGGACCGCGCCCTCTGCCGCCAGGCTCACGCCGCCCTGCGGGGCGGAACGGAAGGCCAGAACGTGAAGGTCGGCCACTTCACCGACACCTTCCACGACGTGAACGGCGTGGCCCTCACCCTCAGGATGCAGGTGGACATGGCCCTCAAGCACGGCAAGGAGCTGCGCGTGATCACCTGCTCGCGCCAGGACGGCGCGGACATCGAGGGCGTGCGCCAGTTCGCGCCCATCGGCAGCTGCGAGTTGGCCGAGTATCCCGGCCAGACCTTCCACTACCCGCCCTTCCTGGAGATGCTCGAATACGTCCACGAGCAGGGCTTCACCCACCTGCACTCGGCCACGCCCGGCCCCATCGGGCTCGCGGCCCTGGGCATCGCGCGCATCCTCAAGCTGCCGGTCTACGGCACCTACCACACGGCCTTCCCCCAGTACGCCAAGGCCCTCACGGGAGACGACGCCATGGAGGAACTCATGTGGAAGTACATGCTCTGGTATTACAATCAGATGGATAAGGTCTTCGTGCCCAGCAAGGCCACCGGGGACGAGCTGGCCGCAAAGGGCATCGAGCGGCGCAAGATCACCCTGTTCACCAGGGGCGTGGACATCGAACGCTTCACCCCGGCCAAGCGCGACGGCATCCTGGAGCGCTGGGGCGTGCGCAAAGGCCCCGCCCTGCTCTACGTGGGCCGCATCTCCCGGGAGAAGAACCTGCACCTGCTGGCCGAGGCCTTCCTGGAGCTGCGCCGCACCCTGCCCGAGGCCAACCTTGTGGTGGCCGGAGACGGACCCTACGCCCGGGAGATGAAGCAGGGGCTCGAAGGCAAGGGCGCGGTGTTCACCGGCTACATCCAGGGCGACGACCTGGCCCGCCTCTACGCCTCCTGCGATCTCTTCGTGTTCCCCAGCGCCACTGACACCTTCGGCAACGTGGTCCTGGAGGCCCAGGCCTCGGGCCTGCCCGTGGTGGTGGGCGCGCAGGGCGGCCCACGGGAGAACGTGGAGGACGGCGTCACGGGTGTCGTCGCGCCCCGGGGCGACGCGCAAAGCCTCTGCCGGGCCATGGCCGAACTGCTGCGCGACGAGCCCCGCCGCAAACGCATGAGCCGCGCCGCCCGCGCCGCCATGGAGGAGCGCTCCTTCGACAAGGCCTTCATGGAAACCTGGGAGCTCTACCGTTGCGCCTGCTGA
- a CDS encoding HD-GYP domain-containing protein, which yields MLKEIPIDQLVPGMYVERAGEGTLRSPLESVRDWMHDTERIRALKDSGVRTVTVDTEKTLAPRPGSAQASAQSPDPAPVQTPGQHSGPAPEESRDSAPPPDAPAGKVYAHCLGHVMDVMRKVREGLEVDYSQSFAAVDTLLSGMATDPAQLLLLAKLHHHDEYTLRHSLNVSLLALLFGRHLGMEGEELRRLGFAGLYHDLGKFRIPLDILNKPGRLSEREFDVMRRHSVLGYELLRGQPGITTDILLGVLHHHERYDGQGYPRKLQGDEKDPFSRILTIVDIYDALTSDRVYKKAFTPHDSVKSMFAWRNESFHPGLLEKFVECFGVYPPGSFVRLSDQTYAVVVDSRPETPARPLVKVSHSRRLAPLRPELVDLARTPKDGPGGLAIEACLDPRSLNLAIDRLV from the coding sequence ATGCTCAAGGAAATCCCCATCGACCAGCTCGTCCCGGGCATGTACGTGGAGCGCGCGGGAGAAGGCACCCTGCGGAGCCCTCTCGAATCCGTGCGCGACTGGATGCACGACACCGAGCGCATCCGCGCCCTGAAGGATTCCGGGGTCCGGACCGTCACGGTGGACACGGAAAAGACCCTCGCCCCGCGCCCCGGGAGCGCGCAGGCCTCCGCCCAGAGCCCCGATCCGGCCCCCGTCCAGACGCCCGGCCAGCATTCCGGACCGGCTCCCGAAGAGTCCCGGGATTCCGCCCCGCCCCCGGACGCCCCGGCCGGGAAGGTCTACGCCCACTGCCTGGGCCATGTGATGGACGTGATGCGCAAGGTGCGCGAGGGCCTGGAGGTGGACTACTCCCAGTCCTTCGCCGCCGTGGACACGCTCCTTTCGGGCATGGCGACGGACCCGGCCCAGCTGCTGCTGCTGGCCAAGCTCCACCACCACGACGAATACACGCTGCGCCACAGCCTGAACGTCTCGCTCCTGGCCCTGCTCTTCGGCCGCCACCTGGGCATGGAGGGCGAGGAACTGCGCCGCCTGGGCTTCGCCGGGCTCTACCACGACCTGGGCAAGTTCAGGATCCCCCTGGACATCCTCAACAAGCCCGGACGCCTCTCCGAGAGGGAATTCGACGTGATGCGCCGCCACAGCGTGCTGGGCTACGAGTTGCTGCGCGGCCAGCCGGGCATCACCACCGACATCCTCCTGGGCGTGCTGCACCACCACGAGCGCTACGACGGCCAGGGCTACCCCCGCAAGCTTCAGGGCGACGAGAAGGACCCCTTCTCGCGCATCCTGACCATCGTGGACATCTACGACGCCCTCACCAGCGACCGCGTCTACAAGAAGGCCTTCACGCCCCACGACTCGGTGAAGTCCATGTTCGCCTGGCGCAACGAGAGCTTCCACCCGGGACTGTTGGAGAAGTTCGTGGAGTGCTTCGGCGTCTACCCGCCGGGTTCCTTCGTGCGCCTGTCGGATCAGACCTACGCCGTGGTGGTGGACTCGCGCCCCGAGACCCCGGCGCGCCCCCTGGTGAAAGTAAGCCACTCGCGCAGGCTCGCCCCCCTGCGCCCCGAACTGGTGGACCTGGCGCGCACCCCCAAGGACGGCCCCGGAGGCCTGGCCATCGAGGCCTGCCTGGACCCCCGGAGCCTGAACCTGGCCATCGACCGCCTCGTCTAG
- a CDS encoding bestrophin-like domain, which yields MTIDLKNTLLVCAAVLALLAMVKRLGSSRPHRLSLAQKNLIATNFGSFTTLYTLFLGLAVVTLLQDYNSLEEAATQEADLLRVEHELSRELPGSGPFREALRAHVGWVMGPGWERMARGERDDGGEEIYRGVWQALHGMAVPDAQAAQLRLFILDKMVDINRLRHRRMLAASGNLYTPIWVLVLLGAFFTVAGFYFIDAEHPAADLFFAAMMLSLVLGNVFILYELDTPYSGIIHIGPERFAALHAAMAAPGGG from the coding sequence GTGACCATCGATCTCAAGAACACCCTGCTGGTCTGCGCGGCGGTGCTGGCGCTGCTGGCCATGGTGAAGCGCCTGGGTTCCAGCAGGCCGCATCGCCTTAGCCTGGCCCAGAAGAACCTCATCGCCACGAACTTCGGCTCGTTCACCACGCTCTACACGCTCTTTCTGGGGCTTGCGGTGGTCACGCTCCTGCAGGATTACAATTCCCTGGAGGAGGCCGCCACCCAGGAGGCCGACCTCCTGCGCGTGGAGCACGAGCTCTCGCGCGAGCTGCCGGGTTCCGGCCCCTTCCGGGAGGCCCTGCGCGCCCACGTGGGCTGGGTGATGGGGCCGGGCTGGGAGCGCATGGCCCGGGGCGAGCGCGACGACGGCGGCGAGGAGATCTATCGCGGGGTCTGGCAGGCCCTGCACGGCATGGCCGTGCCCGACGCCCAGGCGGCCCAGCTTCGGCTGTTCATCCTGGACAAGATGGTGGACATCAACAGGCTGCGCCACCGGCGCATGCTGGCCGCCAGCGGCAACCTCTACACGCCCATCTGGGTCCTGGTGCTCCTGGGGGCGTTCTTCACCGTGGCAGGCTTCTACTTCATCGACGCCGAGCATCCGGCGGCGGACCTCTTCTTCGCGGCCATGATGCTGAGCCTCGTGCTGGGCAACGTGTTCATCCTCTACGAGCTGGACACGCCCTATTCCGGGATCATCCACATCGGCCCCGAGCGTTTCGCGGCCCTCCATGCCGCCATGGCCGCCCCCGGAGGGGGATGA
- a CDS encoding C40 family peptidase: protein MHPSYCAPRQAASPLRPALFVLAMALLVGACGPKPSGMDVTFKPKPSWTTEKAIDDLKEMPQDALAYMDKAQADAPLLDPGSAKMRAEIYIERLFGPWRGANPAYALKSAQRSLTAYSRKPGYDELGAARLRPWADRIIWNANLRSFAKARRPAIAVANTNLRAIPTMDPRYGTPGRPGQGYPFDMLQMSALWVGTPVLVDHVSRDGQWALVESAIAPGWVRSADLAYVDDAFMNGWLTRAFATVTAEKVPLTPGLSAGVGAVLPVEETDGVRLKIMVPQAGPGGQAAVSTVWLTQGEAALMPQAATPRNIARAANQMMGQAYGWGGLDGKRDCSAATRDVLAPFGLWLPRNSAAQAKRGTFIPLDGMTGEEKEQVILKNAIPFSTLIWMPGHILLYVGQYKGHPAAFHNMWGMRTLENGAEGRKVVGKAVITTLRLGENYPEVGPERIMLGRVRGITLVTPAGGKDAQEPATEEEAPDPDQ from the coding sequence ATGCATCCATCGTATTGCGCGCCGCGCCAGGCGGCGAGCCCGTTGCGTCCGGCCCTTTTCGTTCTGGCCATGGCCCTGCTGGTGGGGGCGTGCGGCCCCAAACCGTCCGGCATGGACGTCACCTTCAAGCCCAAGCCCTCCTGGACCACCGAAAAGGCCATCGACGACCTCAAGGAAATGCCCCAGGACGCCCTGGCCTACATGGACAAGGCCCAGGCCGACGCCCCGCTCCTGGACCCCGGCTCGGCCAAGATGCGCGCCGAGATCTACATTGAGCGCCTCTTCGGACCCTGGCGCGGCGCCAACCCGGCCTACGCCCTCAAGTCGGCCCAGCGCTCCCTCACGGCCTACTCGCGCAAGCCCGGCTACGACGAACTCGGCGCGGCCCGCCTGCGCCCCTGGGCCGACCGCATCATCTGGAACGCCAACCTGCGCTCCTTCGCCAAGGCCCGTCGCCCGGCCATCGCCGTGGCCAACACCAACCTGCGCGCCATCCCCACCATGGACCCCCGCTACGGCACGCCCGGGCGTCCGGGCCAGGGCTATCCCTTCGACATGCTCCAGATGTCCGCCCTGTGGGTGGGCACGCCCGTGCTGGTGGACCACGTAAGCCGCGACGGCCAGTGGGCCCTGGTGGAGTCGGCCATCGCCCCGGGCTGGGTGCGCTCCGCCGACCTGGCCTACGTGGACGACGCCTTCATGAACGGCTGGCTCACCCGGGCCTTCGCCACCGTGACGGCCGAGAAGGTCCCCCTGACGCCCGGGCTTTCGGCCGGCGTGGGCGCGGTGCTCCCCGTGGAGGAGACCGACGGCGTGCGCCTGAAGATCATGGTCCCCCAGGCGGGTCCCGGCGGGCAGGCGGCGGTCTCGACGGTGTGGCTCACCCAGGGCGAGGCGGCGCTCATGCCCCAGGCGGCCACGCCGCGCAACATCGCCCGCGCGGCCAACCAGATGATGGGGCAGGCCTACGGCTGGGGCGGCCTGGACGGCAAGCGCGACTGCTCCGCCGCCACCCGCGACGTGCTGGCCCCCTTCGGCCTCTGGCTGCCGCGCAACTCCGCCGCCCAGGCCAAGCGCGGCACCTTCATCCCCCTGGACGGCATGACCGGCGAGGAAAAGGAGCAGGTGATCCTCAAAAACGCCATCCCCTTCAGCACGCTCATCTGGATGCCCGGGCACATCCTGCTCTATGTGGGGCAGTACAAGGGCCATCCGGCGGCCTTCCACAACATGTGGGGCATGCGCACCCTGGAAAACGGGGCCGAGGGACGCAAGGTGGTGGGCAAAGCCGTGATCACCACGCTGCGCCTGGGCGAGAACTACCCGGAAGTGGGGCCCGAGCGCATCATGCTGGGCCGCGTGCGCGGCATCACCCTGGTGACCCCGGCCGGAGGCAAGGACGCCCAGGAGCCCGCCACCGAGGAGGAAGCCCCGGACCCGGACCAGTAA
- a CDS encoding methyl-accepting chemotaxis protein, translating to MKMGLRGKILVPTLCAVFLTMGLASYFSYRKAADQLWNEMLNASSSSVDILAKGTGMWVEDIRAVLLIQSRSPQIVGFLREPSPASREAAVTALKELTGFEESVQAANLLDVKGETVLSSDPKATGNFADRDYFKLAMRGEASVSEPLVSRVTGKPVFIVAAPVKDGGRIMGVVYARVDLGKFTDTMVSPIRLGRTGHAFLATRQGLVFAHPDAALIMKRNLAESAWGRGLVGLDKGQVSHADQGEEQSVAFTREKATGWIVAVTVNRADSAEASKAVRDATAAFGGAGIVLVSLIIFFIVRAMVRDLAANADFAHAVAQGQLDRSLDVRRDDELGVLSDSLRVMVERLRGMIATAEGKTREAEEQTEIARKAVLQAEEALAQAERAKAEGMLAAAARLEDVVAVVSSASEELTAQVEESSRGSQEQARRTDETATAMEEMNATVLEVARNASQAAETTVRAKDMAEEGSHVVEKVVQGISHVMDQAQALKTDMNALGRRAEGISQVMTVINDIADQTNLLALNAAIEAARAGDAGRGFAVVADEVRKLAEKTMTATREVGEAISGIQQGARVNVNNVETAARLIEEATGLANSSGESLRQIVELVENAADQVRSIATAAEQQSAASEEINRSVEDINRISSLTSEAMRHASSAVAELSSQAQVLGSLIRELQCEGEKATDCKPLAATRALPS from the coding sequence ATGAAAATGGGCTTGCGCGGCAAGATTCTCGTCCCGACACTCTGCGCAGTGTTCCTCACCATGGGGCTGGCCAGCTACTTTTCCTACCGCAAGGCCGCAGATCAGCTCTGGAACGAGATGCTGAACGCCTCGTCCAGTTCCGTGGACATCCTGGCCAAGGGCACGGGCATGTGGGTCGAGGACATCCGGGCGGTACTGCTCATCCAGAGCCGGTCGCCCCAGATCGTCGGTTTCCTCCGGGAGCCCTCCCCCGCCTCGCGGGAGGCCGCCGTGACCGCCCTCAAGGAGCTCACCGGGTTCGAGGAGTCCGTGCAGGCCGCCAACCTCCTGGACGTCAAGGGCGAGACCGTGCTCAGCAGCGACCCCAAGGCCACTGGCAACTTTGCCGACCGCGACTACTTCAAGCTGGCCATGCGGGGCGAGGCTTCGGTCTCGGAGCCGCTGGTCAGCCGCGTCACGGGCAAGCCGGTGTTCATCGTGGCCGCGCCCGTCAAGGACGGCGGGCGCATCATGGGGGTGGTCTACGCCCGGGTGGATTTGGGCAAGTTCACGGACACCATGGTCTCCCCCATCCGGCTGGGCCGCACGGGGCACGCCTTCCTGGCCACCCGCCAGGGCCTGGTGTTCGCCCACCCGGACGCCGCGCTCATCATGAAGCGCAACCTGGCCGAGAGCGCATGGGGGCGCGGGCTCGTGGGCCTGGACAAGGGCCAGGTCTCCCACGCGGACCAGGGCGAGGAGCAGTCGGTGGCCTTCACCCGCGAAAAGGCCACTGGCTGGATCGTGGCCGTCACCGTGAACAGGGCCGATTCGGCCGAAGCCTCCAAGGCCGTGCGCGACGCCACCGCAGCGTTCGGAGGGGCGGGCATCGTTTTGGTGAGCCTGATCATCTTCTTCATCGTGCGCGCCATGGTCCGGGATCTGGCCGCCAACGCGGACTTCGCCCACGCCGTGGCCCAGGGCCAGCTGGACCGATCCCTGGACGTTCGCCGCGACGACGAACTGGGCGTGCTCTCGGACTCCCTGCGCGTGATGGTGGAGCGCCTGCGCGGCATGATCGCCACCGCCGAGGGCAAGACCCGCGAGGCCGAAGAGCAGACCGAGATCGCCCGCAAGGCCGTGCTCCAGGCCGAAGAGGCCCTGGCCCAGGCCGAGCGCGCCAAGGCCGAGGGCATGCTGGCCGCCGCAGCACGCCTGGAGGACGTGGTGGCCGTGGTCTCATCGGCCTCGGAAGAGCTTACGGCCCAGGTGGAGGAATCCAGCCGGGGCTCGCAGGAGCAGGCCCGTCGCACCGACGAGACGGCCACGGCCATGGAAGAGATGAACGCCACCGTGCTGGAAGTGGCCCGCAACGCCTCCCAGGCCGCCGAGACCACCGTGCGCGCCAAGGACATGGCCGAGGAAGGCTCGCACGTGGTGGAAAAGGTGGTGCAGGGCATCAGCCACGTCATGGACCAGGCCCAGGCCCTCAAGACCGACATGAACGCCCTGGGCCGACGCGCCGAGGGCATCAGCCAGGTGATGACCGTGATCAACGACATCGCCGACCAGACCAACCTCCTGGCCTTGAACGCCGCCATCGAGGCCGCACGCGCCGGTGACGCCGGGCGCGGCTTCGCCGTGGTGGCCGACGAGGTGCGCAAGCTGGCCGAAAAGACCATGACCGCCACCCGCGAGGTGGGCGAGGCCATCTCCGGCATCCAGCAGGGCGCGCGCGTGAACGTGAACAACGTGGAGACGGCCGCCAGGCTCATCGAGGAGGCCACCGGGCTGGCCAACAGCTCCGGCGAGTCCCTGCGCCAGATCGTGGAGCTTGTGGAGAACGCGGCCGACCAGGTGCGCTCCATCGCCACGGCCGCGGAGCAGCAGAGCGCGGCCAGCGAGGAGATCAACCGCAGCGTGGAGGACATCAACCGCATCTCCTCGTTGACATCGGAGGCCATGCGCCACGCCTCCTCGGCCGTGGCCGAGCTGTCCTCCCAGGCCCAGGTGCTGGGCAGCCTGATCCGCGAGTTGCAGTGCGAGGGAGAAAAGGCCACGGACTGCAAGCCGTTGGCGGCAACCCGCGCACTGCCTTCCTGA